One genomic segment of Hordeum vulgare subsp. vulgare chromosome 2H, MorexV3_pseudomolecules_assembly, whole genome shotgun sequence includes these proteins:
- the LOC123429268 gene encoding uncharacterized protein LOC123429268, translated as MDGDGELPFDFFSQTASSGAAAHHIDEDGWGMTPPRLRGSADRGLVAGGLGRGSVVGGLSRGSVAGGLRAPIGLENIDLNADSAVAASYPNMGMYTQLFHQGSAAGHGVPLQRTRSDGVAQRQGRPPRQGLPPVRAQDRRGKQVVATSGRGGAGSSRSGSGRQRQAAAGSTDHGRRC; from the coding sequence GAACTCCCCTTCGATTTCTTCTCGCAGACGGCGTCTTCCGGTGCTGCGGCGCACCACATCGACGAGGACGGGTGGGGGATGACGCCCCCTCGTCTCCGGGGATCCGCCGACCGTGGCTTGGTGGCAGGGGGGCTCGGCCGCGGCTCGGTGGTCGGGGGGCTCAGCCGCGGCTCGGTGGCCGGGGGGCTCCGCGCTCCCATCGGGCTGGAGAACATCGACCTCAACGCCGactccgccgtcgccgcctcctacCCCAACATGGGCATGTACACGCAACTTTTTCATCAGGGGAGTGCGGCCGGCCATGGTGTGCCCCTCCAGCGGACCAGATCGGACGGTGTGGCGCAGCGGCAGGGTCGTCCACCTCGCCAAGGTCTCCCCCCAGTGAGGGCCCAGGATCGTCGTGGCAAGCAGGTAGTCGCGACGTCGGGACGAGGTGGTGCTGGTTCAAGTCGCTCAGGCAGCGGCAGGCAGCGGCAGGCAGCGGCAGGCAGCACCGATCATGGTAGAAGATgttga